The following proteins come from a genomic window of Dermacentor albipictus isolate Rhodes 1998 colony chromosome 8, USDA_Dalb.pri_finalv2, whole genome shotgun sequence:
- the LOC139048691 gene encoding uncharacterized protein produces MVRHSLVVQRTKRPAAAGITLGATATPALGALVSALLGTIVGPSVGLVRAISAKFAFALCVCFDKMPGGKCKFQSAWLQHTDYRHWVRTEPSDPYRAKCAICQKTVDIATMGESALKSHQKGAKHRSKTAAGEGCSSVASLVQARNLTSAAPCKRETTATSSRAATLEEDCRKHDSVIEAEILWTMKVVSSHCSYSSSGSISQLFQKMFPDSEVARSFTCSEKKCAYVACHGLRPFFTSQVQQMMEKSDNFVVLFDETLNEYLQRKQLDVHVRLWNNCEVATRYLTSTFMGHSTADDLMQKLTETLASFPLSKIVQLSMDGPNVNWSLFNKLQQHMKNDFQVQCLDIGSCGLHTVHNAYKAGMHATSWPVDTFLSSLFSLFHDAPARREDFVEETRSKLFPLPFVPHRWVENVPVLERALAMWEHLRHYTEAVSEHRLPLPKCRAYENVSDFLKDQLALAKLNFSLNIAMVVQPFFTVFQSDSPKTFFLAKELETVLRSLLAKFMKRSVLTEATSITKLLRIDVHDTANYTSLEKVDVGRVAEKILKSGKASTKCVFEFRGECRKFIVNIILKIMERSPIRYPLVRGLSCFDPREMSKTEMCLGKLKVVLNCLIDSKLLSEHKSDIVCEQYIQFCQEKRHELQNYERDQERLDILFVRLLKHDPAFSMLWEVLKVLLLLSHGQASVERGFSVNKQIAVENMAELSYISQRVICEAVKTHGGLLNVPLSKELKSSVRQARHRYALYMDEQKKQAVAQQVTLQRKELELELQSMQEKKTKLQKTLKCLQESADRFSEDAEAKNDLTCLVKANSFRRTAKKKEAEITALEREINAKIGLLS; encoded by the coding sequence ATGGTCCGGCACAGTCTAGTAGTACAGCGCACCAAGCGGCCGGCGGCGGCAGGCATCACCCTCGGTGCTACCGCGACACCCGCGCTCGGCGCACTAGTGAGTGCTCTTTTAGGCACTATAGTTGGACCGTCTGTCGGCCTCGTGCGCGCCATTTCAGCAAAGTTCGCGTTTGCGTTGTGTGTTTGCTTTGACAAGATGCCGGGCGGGAAGTGCAAGTTTCAGTCTGCGTGGCTGCAACATACGGACTATCGTCACTGGGTGAGAACGGAACCAAGCGATCCTTATCGAGCAAAGTGCGCAATATGTCAGAAGACGGTCGACATTGCAACGATGGGGGAATCTGCCTTGAAGAGCCACCAGAAAGGCGCGAAGCACCGATCCAAAACTGCAGCAGGTGAGGGCTGCTCATCCGTCGCAAGTTTGGTGCAAGCGAGAAATCTGACGTCCGCGGCTCCTTGTAAGCGTGAAACCACGGCAACTTCCTCTCGGGCTGCGACACTTGAGGAAGACTGCAGAAAGCATGATTCCGTGATCGAAGCCGAGATTTTGTGGACGATGAAAGTTGTGTCGTCACACTGCTCCTACAGCTCCAGTGGATCCATTTCCCAGCTATTCCAAAAGATGTTTCCGGATAGCGAGGTCGCGAGAAGCTTCACTTGCTCTGAGAAAAAATGCGCGTATGTCGCGTGCCATGGTCTACGCCCATTTTTCACTTCGCAGGTACAGCAAATGATGGAGAAGTCTGACAattttgttgtgctttttgaCGAAACCTTGAATGAATACCTGCAAAGAAAacaacttgatgttcacgtcagaTTGTGGAACAACTGTGAGGTGGCAACCAGATACCTGACTTCgacattcatgggtcacagcacAGCGGACGACCTTATGCAGAAGTTGACGGAAACACTTGCGTCTTTTCCCCTGAGCAAGATTGTGCAGCTCTCGATGGACGGCCCGAATGTCAACTGGAGTCTTTTCAACAAGTTGCAGCAGCACATGAAGAATGACTTTCAAGTTCAGTGCTTGGATATTGGTTCATGTGGCTTGCACACAGTGCATAATGCTTACAAAGCAGGAATGCATGCGACGAGCTGGCCAGTTGACACCTTTCTTTCGAGCTTATTCTCACTCTTCCATGATGCACCGGCCCGCCGTGAAGATTTTGTTGAAGAAACAAGGAGCAAGCTGTTTCCACTTCCTTTCGTACCCCACCGTTGGGTCGAGAACGTGCCAGTACTGGAGAGAGCCCTGGCTATGTGGGAGCATTTGAGGCACTACACCGAAGCAGTGAGCGAGCATAGGCTACCCTTGCCGAAATGTAGAGCGTATGAGAACGTCAGTGATTTCCTAAAGGACCAGCTTGCACTTGCGAAACTGAACTTTTCCCTAAACATTGCAATGGTTGTGCAGCCTTTCTTTACTGTTTTTCAGAGTGATTCTCCAAAGACATTTTTTTTAGCGAAAGAGCTCGAAACTGTCTTGAGGAGCCTCCTTGCAAAGTTCATGAAGCGCTCGGTGTTGACAGAAGCCACGAGCATCACGAAACTGCTGCGAATTGATGTTCATGACACTGCCAATTACACGTCACTTGAGAAGGTGGACGTTGGACGAGTGGCTGAGAAGATCTTAAAGAGCGGAAAAGCGAGTACCAAGTGTGTTTTTGAATTTAGGGGTGAGTGTCGAAAGTTCATTGTGAACATAATCCTGAAAATCATGGAGAGAAGTCCTATTAGGTACCCTCTGGTTCGAGGGTTGTCATGTTTCGACCCCAGGGAGATGTCAAAGACAGAAATGTGCCTTGGGAAGCTGAAAGTTGTTCTTAACTGTTTAATTGACAGCAAGCTTCTTTCTGAGCACAAGAGCGATATTGTGTGTGAACAGTACATTCAGTTCTGCCAAGAAAAACGGCATGAACTGCAAAACTATGAAAGAGACCAGGAACGCCTTGACATTCTCTTCGTGCGCCTTTTGAAGCATGACCCGGCGTTCTCGATGTTGTGGGAAGTACTGAAGGTCCTTCTCTTGCTTAGCCATGGGCAGGCGTCAGTAGAAAGAGGTTTCAGTGTAAACAAGCAGATCGCGGTCGAAAATATGGCAGAGCTCTCGTATATCTCACAACGAGTCATCTGTGAGGCCGTGAAAACCCACGGTGGGCTGCTTAACGTTCCGCTGTCGAAAGAACTGAAGTCATCAGTGCGCCAAGCCAGGCATAGGTATGCGTTATACATGGACGAACAGAAGAAGCAAGCTGTAGCACAGCAGGTAACCTTGCAGAGAAAAGAACTCGAGCTAGAGCTACAGAGCATGCAAGAGAAGAAGACAAAGCTCCAAAAAACTCTTAAGTGCTTGCAGGAGTCAGCGGATCGCTTTTCAGAAGACGCCGAAGCAAAAAATGACCTGACTTGTCTTGTCAAGGCCAACAGTTTCCGTCGaacagccaaaaaaaaagaagcggagaTAACAGCTCTTGAAAGAGAAATTAATGCGAAAATAGGGCTCCTTTCCTAA